Proteins encoded together in one Chelonoidis abingdonii isolate Lonesome George chromosome 1, CheloAbing_2.0, whole genome shotgun sequence window:
- the CBX6 gene encoding chromobox protein homolog 6 isoform X1, producing the protein MELSAVGERVFAAESIIKRRIRKGRIEYLVKWKGWAIKYSTWEPEENILDSRLIAAFEQKERERELYGPKKRGPKPKTFLLKARAQAEALHIGDVHFSVKPGSSTSSPKLHSSAAVHRLKKDIRRCHRMSRRPLPRPDPQNSGGVSGGAGIRPPVSPFSETVRIINRKVKPREPKRSRIILNLKVIDKGGKATSGGGGLARPKIPSRNRVIGKSKKFSESILRTQIRHMKFGTFSLYNKPSTAPATSLEGKMEAGGSQGASCGLIMGSTPYDARSSSSSGCPSPTPHSSSDPDDSPPKLLPETLSPAIPDWRESEVLDLSIPPESAATSKRSPPGRCAGGQTPSSSLSSSDPEQEAGDWRPEMSPCSNVVVTDVTSNLLTVTIKEFCNAEDFEKVAAGGGGSK; encoded by the exons ATGGAGCTGTCTGCAGTGGGGGAGCGAGTGTTCGCGGCCGAATCCATCATCAAGCGGCGGATCCGAAAG GGGCGCATCGAGTACCTGGTGAAATGGAAAGGCTGGGCCATCAA GTACAGCACTTGGGAACCTGAAGAGAACATCCTGGACTCCCGTCTTATTGCAGCCTTTGAGCAGAA GGAACGAGAGCGTGAGCTGTATGGGCCCAAGAAGAGAGGACCCAAGCCTAAAACTTTCCTCCTGAAG GCTCGGGCCCAGGCGGAGGCCCTTCACATTGGGGATGTACACTTTTCTGTCAAGCCTGGCTCTAGCACCTCCTCGCCCAAGCTGCACTCCAGTGCCGCAGTGCACCGGCTCAAGAAAGACATCCGGCGATGCCATCGGATGTCCCGGCGCCCCTTGCCCCGCCCAGACCCCCAGAACAGTGGGGGTGTGAGTGGGGGGGCTGGCATACGTCCTCCAGTCTCGCCCTTCTCTGAGACTGTCCGTATCATCAACCGCAAGGTGAAGCCTCGTGAGCCCAAACGCAGCCGCATCATCCTCAACCTCAAGGTTATTGACAAGGGTGGAAAGGCCACAAGTGGAGGAGGGGGCTTGGCCCGGCCAAAGATTCCCTCACGAAACCGTGTCATTGGCAAGAGTAAGAAGTTCAGCGAGAGCATCCTCCGCACCCAGATCCGCCACATGAAGTTCGGCACCTTCTCTCTGTACAACAAGCCGTCCACTGCACCAGCCACATCTCTGGAGGGCAAGATGGAGGCAGGGGGCTCACAAGGTGCCTCCTGCGGGCTGATCATGGGCTCTACCCCTTACGATGCCCGCAGCTCCAGCTCATCAGGCTGCCCCTCTCCTACCCCTCACTCTTCCTCCGACCCAGACGATTCTCCCCCAAAGCTGCTTCCCGAGACCCTGAGTCCCGCCATCCCAGACTGGCGCGAGTCGGAGGTCCTGGACCTGTCGATCCCACCAGAATCAGCGGCCACCAGCAAGCGCTCTCCCCCTGGGAGATGTGCTGGGGGCCAGACACCCTCATCGTCCCTTTCCTCTTCTGACCCAGAGCAGGAGGCTGGCGACTGGCGCCCCGAGATGTCCCCCTGCTCCAACGTGGTGGTCACGGATGTCACCAGCAATCTCCTGACCGTCACTATCAAGGAGTTCTGCAACGCAGAGGATTTTGAGAAGGTGGCAGCgggtggaggaggcagcaagTGA
- the CBX6 gene encoding chromobox protein homolog 6 isoform X2, translating to MELSAVGERVFAAESIIKRRIRKGRIEYLVKWKGWAIKYSTWEPEENILDSRLIAAFEQKERERELYGPKKRGPKPKTFLLKPGSSTSSPKLHSSAAVHRLKKDIRRCHRMSRRPLPRPDPQNSGGVSGGAGIRPPVSPFSETVRIINRKVKPREPKRSRIILNLKVIDKGGKATSGGGGLARPKIPSRNRVIGKSKKFSESILRTQIRHMKFGTFSLYNKPSTAPATSLEGKMEAGGSQGASCGLIMGSTPYDARSSSSSGCPSPTPHSSSDPDDSPPKLLPETLSPAIPDWRESEVLDLSIPPESAATSKRSPPGRCAGGQTPSSSLSSSDPEQEAGDWRPEMSPCSNVVVTDVTSNLLTVTIKEFCNAEDFEKVAAGGGGSK from the exons ATGGAGCTGTCTGCAGTGGGGGAGCGAGTGTTCGCGGCCGAATCCATCATCAAGCGGCGGATCCGAAAG GGGCGCATCGAGTACCTGGTGAAATGGAAAGGCTGGGCCATCAA GTACAGCACTTGGGAACCTGAAGAGAACATCCTGGACTCCCGTCTTATTGCAGCCTTTGAGCAGAA GGAACGAGAGCGTGAGCTGTATGGGCCCAAGAAGAGAGGACCCAAGCCTAAAACTTTCCTCCTGAAG CCTGGCTCTAGCACCTCCTCGCCCAAGCTGCACTCCAGTGCCGCAGTGCACCGGCTCAAGAAAGACATCCGGCGATGCCATCGGATGTCCCGGCGCCCCTTGCCCCGCCCAGACCCCCAGAACAGTGGGGGTGTGAGTGGGGGGGCTGGCATACGTCCTCCAGTCTCGCCCTTCTCTGAGACTGTCCGTATCATCAACCGCAAGGTGAAGCCTCGTGAGCCCAAACGCAGCCGCATCATCCTCAACCTCAAGGTTATTGACAAGGGTGGAAAGGCCACAAGTGGAGGAGGGGGCTTGGCCCGGCCAAAGATTCCCTCACGAAACCGTGTCATTGGCAAGAGTAAGAAGTTCAGCGAGAGCATCCTCCGCACCCAGATCCGCCACATGAAGTTCGGCACCTTCTCTCTGTACAACAAGCCGTCCACTGCACCAGCCACATCTCTGGAGGGCAAGATGGAGGCAGGGGGCTCACAAGGTGCCTCCTGCGGGCTGATCATGGGCTCTACCCCTTACGATGCCCGCAGCTCCAGCTCATCAGGCTGCCCCTCTCCTACCCCTCACTCTTCCTCCGACCCAGACGATTCTCCCCCAAAGCTGCTTCCCGAGACCCTGAGTCCCGCCATCCCAGACTGGCGCGAGTCGGAGGTCCTGGACCTGTCGATCCCACCAGAATCAGCGGCCACCAGCAAGCGCTCTCCCCCTGGGAGATGTGCTGGGGGCCAGACACCCTCATCGTCCCTTTCCTCTTCTGACCCAGAGCAGGAGGCTGGCGACTGGCGCCCCGAGATGTCCCCCTGCTCCAACGTGGTGGTCACGGATGTCACCAGCAATCTCCTGACCGTCACTATCAAGGAGTTCTGCAACGCAGAGGATTTTGAGAAGGTGGCAGCgggtggaggaggcagcaagTGA